AAGAACGAGTACACCGTCACCAGGCTGCTTGATGCGCCGGTGAGAGGGAGCCGAATGGAACCCTTGCACATTCTATGCCTCAGTATGCTCGGCGCAGCAATTGGTGTCTGCATTGTCTTTGTCTTCCGGTTCACAATTCATCGTGGTATCAACAGAGTGCTACGTCGGGCGGCACCGTTCAAGTATCAGGCCCTTCCAATGCATTCATAAATTGGATATGGGTTGAGGCGTTAAAGGTCTTTTTGGGTCCGGTCGGGTGTATAGGAAGGGTTGATTTAAGCTTGTTTGAGAGCAGCCATCGTCTTTACCACTGTCAGTTGTATCCCATGCTCTGGCGCGAGTCAGTCATTACATGGACAGCAAGATGATCTCgaaatagtattttatatgtATTCCATGCCGTATCATTATCTCAATTGCGATTGTCGAAACTTGTCTCTTTGTTGCACATTCCCTCGCTTCGTGTCGTAGCTCATCTCATAAATCGTCACATTGTAGTATTGCGTCGACCTTTCACCAGATCCAATCCCCGTCTATTCCACAAATCAATTCCAAGCAATTGAATTGATCGATGGTATCCGAAAAGGCGACATGTGGAAACAGGCCTTGTTGGCCCGCTTAAACGTAGTATCGCGAACCACGACCGCGATCGGAGTCGCTGTAATAGTAGCCAGGCGACACGCTGCGACGATAACTGCGCGGTCTAGAGTCCCTAACAACGACCGATGGCGGCACCGAAATGCTGGAACGTCGTCTTCTGCTCCGCGAACGGTGAGAATGTCGTCGAGGCGGCGACTTCTCCTTGTAGTGATACCACTTCTCGCGCTCTTGAGGCGGCGCACCGAGGTTCATGCATGAACGGAAGATCCAGAGAAGGAGTAGAAAGCCGAAGATTGAGCCAATGACAATACCTGCGATGGCACCGCCGCTCAACTGTGTACCAttgtcgccgtcgtcgtccgagATGACGGCGACGGTCGTGGTTGGGGAATTCTGTCGCACCACCAGCGTCGGCGGGGAGAGCGTCGCGGAAGCGCGAGCGAGAAGCTTGGCAAAGCCTAGATCCTGCGGGGAGAGGAGCGGAGCCATGTTTTCTGGGGTGTCGGCAGTTGAGGTTGTCGCATGAGGATGCAAGAGAAAGACCCAGGCAAAGGTTGACTCGGATGGGCACGATATCTGTTCCAACTCAGCAACGACCAAGAGCTTTATAAGAGCTCGGAGTCACCTCCCGATGAGACTTTCTGGACGTCATAGCGCCGTCAAAAATCTTCATAAAATCCGTCATCGCGatctccagcttctctcgAGGCCTTTTGCAAGCGTTCCCCGCCCATCAACCAGCATATCCTAGCAAATCAAGCATCCATGTCTCGGCTGCGTCGCTAGTCTGACGAAGATCTTGGATGAATTGAGACCAGAGCCGCATAAAACTGCAACCTCCAGGCTTGGCTAGTGCAGCAGTCATCATGCCAGTTCGACTCAATTGACCACCCAGCCTTCACCTCTATGACGTCAACAGCGCGCACGCTTGGCTTCCGCGCTCTAATAGTTCCGCCCTAGTCAACCGCCCATGCCCCTGCTCCCCAAGCTAGTCATGTCTCAATTCAAGGAACTCAAACGGCAGTGCCTGGGATTGACAAGAAAGTCGAGAGCATGTTATGCGGCAGACTCCCAATTGGCCGAGGCACACACAACCAACACCCATGTCAACCTCGGCACTGCTATCAAGAGCCAACTTCAGCAGCGAAAGGATCGATTTGTCAGACGCCATCCAACTCACATGTGCAATTGAACCCATTAGCTCGGACCTGACCGAGTCTCTGGCTCGATCGATTCAAAGTTAGCTTCAATGAGCATATGGCGCCCTTATATCATCCTTCCGGTGGTTCCGGTTGACACCCAACTTCGCTATGCATCCCAGATTGATGATATAGTGCACTGGAGTGGTAGGGAGGAAGAAAGAGCGGTAGTTGGCTTGCCCGCATGTTGTGGAACTGATGGTAGTGAATTCACTTTTGTTGGCAGCTTCCTCCGAATCTCCGCGGTGGCCACGCACATCCATTTCTACCGGGGATTCTGAAGACAATGCTAAGCTTTGCCTAAAACAAAAAAGACTCAAGCCATTAAGTTATAGTGGGTGTGCTCATGCTAATGCCGTAATCAAACCCGTCTCATAACAGCAACAGTGAACGCAAGTCAAGGCGCAAGAATAAGACGTTGCATTAACATATTAATAGGCTATCATGTAACCAACAAAGTCTGTGCAATCCCTCTCAATATGTGTTTACTCCTCGCCTCCGCCTTCAAATCAGCTGTAAAGTGAAAGAGTGTTTTACAGTGTTGTATTAGTACAGCTATACATTCTAGGACTGGGGCCTGAAATGTACAAACGCGGCTCCCCACGAGTTTGCTTCGTCATACGGGTCTATATCCATGGTAATACTGGGTGCGGTTGAAGGGGTTGGACTAGTTAGAGAGGTTGTAAGAGATGGGGTAGGGGCTAGCGATGACCCTGTATTTCTGGACTCACTCCGTATcggcggaggtggaggatATGTTCCTCTTTGTATCGAGTCAAAGCGCTGTTTGAATTCTGCCGCTTCTGGTGCTGCAGTTAGACGGGGAAGAGTAAAGTATTAGAATGGAATATTCACCTTCGGGAGTTTCAAACTTGATATTCAGGCGCTTCGAGTTTGGGTTGTAGGGGTATAATTCAACCAGGCTGGACTCCGCGGGCTTCTTTCCGAAACCAGAGAGACTGCGGCGCCTGGGGAGCATATTTATAGGCTCAAAATCTGCCAGGTTGAGTTCCTCATGGCACCCTGTTTGGCTGCCCGAAGATTTGTAAAAGGTCATGGTGTTGGTCGTGGGGACATTCTGTTGTCCAGATCTGTGCCAGAACCGTATCAGTTGCCTCCGAGCCACTGTCCGGAGACTCCGACTGCCCATCTTGATCTCGACGGGCTCGTACGCCCCGCAAAAATCTCTCTCTCGGAGCGTCGACTGAAATTTCTCGCAGGCGTCTTGGTCGTGGAACTTATACTTGGGATGTAATCGGTAGAGATGATAACCTTCACCATCGACGACGGTGATTAAGTGGTCTTTGAGGAAGGAAACTCGCTTCGAGGATAGTTCTGGCGTCCAGGGGATAGACCCGAAGGGCACTAACAAGGTTAAGCGGTGACGGGAAGAGAGGCAAACCGCGTACCGATGTGCGTGACGTGTATGGTCGCGTCGTGGTCCTGGTACTGTAGGATGCGGGACTCGTCGTCTCGAGCCATGATATGGAGTCTTTCAAGTCGGATTTTTCGGTGTTGTGGGGGAGCACTTTCTAAGTATCTATACTCGTATTAATACTAGGGACGataaaagtttaattttGAACATACAGGGTGGTTGGTGCATATTCGTAACTCAAGGTGGATGGGCCTAGTTTCCACTGTTAGTCACGGTAAACGTTTGATTCCAACAACCATAGCTCGTCGCAAATATTGCACTTACGTCTGAGGAATAGATAGTCGTCGTCCTCTGCCCCATCGTCAAGACCGAGCTCAACCCGCCATGCTCGTACTTGGTTGTCGATCTCAAACAGCCGGTGTTCAATCTCTTCCCTGCTGTAGGCGGCTGTaagctcatcaagactcTGAGACATGCTCTGCAACTGCTGTGCAGACATCAAGGAGCTGCGATCGTCCGGTTCCACCTCCACAGTCGGATCGAAGTACTCTTGTTGTGGTGGTTGGTAGTAGTTCCTCGCACTAGTCGATCGCCATCCCGGTCAGTGACAGGAAGGGATACCCTGTTGGTTCTGCTGAGACAAACTCACCTTATCCATCGCAGCCAGCTGGGTAGTATTATCTGTGTATAGTGATCATTGATCTGGTTCTTGTACTTGACGAGTTTTTGACTGTTCCGAAGGGTCCAGACGCCACGAACAACCTTGGTCACCATACCCTCCTGGCGGTTGACCTGCTGCTGCAGAAGGTCCTTGCACAGAGTGAGGGTCTCCTCGATAGTCGTGGCATCGTCGACGTGTAGGAAGCCAAGATCCGGCACGCCGGACACGTCTGCGCCGAGGAACTCGAAGTGCCGCTGCAGACGCACGACGCCCTGGCGAAAGTCTCGCAGCTCCTGTGGGGCATTCTGGATGCGATCAAAGCTATCAATGACAGAGTTGACTAGCGAAACAACCTGAAAGGTCAGTGACACGACCCCTAACGCAAGTTCCGCCATGCTTTGCAGAACATGTTGCAAGAGGTGGGCTCTCTCCACTGTCTCTCGGTGAGGAATCGATTCTCTTGGTGGGGAAGAGGCCTCGTAGGGCTTTCTTTGAGTGAAATCAGGCAGGGTGATATGGCACAAATTGTCACATTACCTGCAGACGTACCTAAACGATATTGAGCCCCGATGACACCCTTTCAACCCTGTTGCGGCTGACGAGGTCGTGGAGTTGAGGGCAAATAAAAGACGCCATGCCTATCACGAGGGGCAACGCCGCGTCCTGATTCGAGGGGACCAGGTCTCGCGAAAAGGCCTTGCAAGGCAGTATCACATCTCGGCACGCCTGGTTAAATTAGCCTGTGGGATGATCGTGGCTTAATCAAACAAGGCTGTGTACGCAGCTGTCATGAAAAGTCCTACCGTCGCTATATGGACTCGGACGAACCGACTCCTGTCACCATGCAAGTTCTCCCAACTGCTCTCCCGTGCAGCGGCGCAACTCCACCATGGCTAGCCCCCTTTCCCGGACCGAGAGTGAGACTGATCGACGGACTGGACATCGATATCGATTCTGGTTGAGCTATCCCGAGGAACTGGGACCGGAGCAGGACTATGTACGTTTTCCCCACAGACATCCCAGCACCGTCTGATGCATTGCAACGGCGGGGAGGCTAAAACACCGCTCAGACCACCCGAGAGATCGAGAGACAGATCACCAAGATCGTCAACGATGGTGGTTTCAAGTTTAGGGTCTTCTTTGTCGCCGCCTCTGGCTTCCTGGCATCGTCCTACAGTCTCTTTGCCGTCGACTTTCTCTCAATTGCTTTGTTTTACGTCTACCCACCCAATGATAGGCTGGGAAGAGATCCTAGCCTGGTGATTGACGAGCTTACCCTCGTTGGCACCATCCTGGGTATGCTGGTGATGGGTCATCTTGCTGACCGTTCTGGACGAAAGAAGTGGTACGGGGCAGAGCTCGCTATTCTGATTGTTGCTACCATGGGCATGGTGCAGTCATCTGAGGGCCTGATGGCGGAGAATGGCAATGGACCTGACAGATCGATGAGTATCTACTCCTGGGTATCCTGGTGGCGGTTCCTGCTCGGGTTTGGCATCGGTGCTGAAGTGAGTAACCAAATGGTAAAGCTATTCGGGGCAATTGTGAGCTTACAGTGTCTTCTAGTATCCTCTATCGAGTATCATCACTGCCGAGTGGGCATCGACTCAGTCCCGAGGCATCATGCTGTCGGCAGTATTCTCCATGCAGTCATTTGGGCGCCTCCTGTCTTTAGGAGTTAGTCTAGGCGCCCTTCGCACCACACTTGGGAACTGGGATCCCGAGGATGAGGCAGGACACAAGTTGGTCGCCGACCAGGTCTGGCGATGGACAGTCGGTGTTGCCCTCATCCCAGCCGCCATAGCCATCGTACTTCGTCTCACAATTCCCGAGACCCCACGATTCTACGCGGCCATCATGAAGGACTCACGAAAGGGTGTGCTGACTGCCATGAGGCTCTACCCCCGCAACGGAACCGGCCAAGAGGCTCAGGAACTCAATGCCGCTCCGACACAAGAGCAAGACGACCGCGACAAGCCCTGGCACGCCTGGTACTCTACCGCCTGGGAATACTTGACAGGTCCCAAGCAAGGTTGGAGACCTCTTTTTATCATTTCTCTCCTCTGGGCTATCATGGACGTCCCCTGGTACGGGTTGACGATGGACTTGAGCAGCGCCTTGGCCACACTGTATCACCGCCCAGGCCCTAAAGAATGTGCCGGGATTGCGTTTCATACATTTGGAGACTTCCCCGAGTCGAAACTACAAGGCAATGGTACTTGCGAAACGCAGAGGTGGAATAAGGATTACTGGAACCTCCACAACACCATTGATGGAATGATCGAGCAGAATGCCATGAGGTCCATCCTGACTGTGTCGATTGCCTCTATCCTTGGCAGTCTTGGGTCTATCCTCATCATTGACTTCTTCCGCAGAAAGGTgatcctcatcgtcacctTCTTTGTGATCAGCATCCTTCTGGCAATCACCGGCGCGACGCTTCTCACCGACAAGGAAGGAGAAGGGCATATTGCGGCCATTATCTGCTATGCGATTCTTCAATTCGTCTTCAACATTGGTCCAAACACGCTCATCTTTGTCCTCGCTGCGGAGATCTTCCCAACAACCTACCGAGGAACCTTTAACGGCATCGCGGCAGCATCGGGCAAGATGGGGGCCATCTTGATCCGTGGCATCATCTCTGCGTGGAAGAGCCGGGAGAGGGCACTTGGAATCAGACTGCTTGCCTTGATACCCTTGATGCTTCTGTCGGCATGGATTTCTTGGTATATCCCAGATGTGCAGTATTTGCCCAAGTCCCAGGCATCTTCCGAGGAGGAAGTGGCTGAGCGACCGCCAACTAATGGCCAGTTGCCCGGCTCTATCAGACCTGCCGACCGGCCTCTATCAGATGCCACCTCAGAAACGTCTTCTTCAGATGCCTCTGTTACCCCGCGACCAACCTCAGCCGGTGGCAAGCCAGGTCTTTTTAGCAGACTGCAGAACATTCCCCTTGAGAACATTGCGCCAAGCCCAACCCAGGTTGAcagaagaaagaggagcACTGAAGGATCATCAACACGCTGAGAGGGCTGATTAATTTCTTCTCTGTTGTTTTATTTGCATTGAGGAGTGGAAGGACTCGGCCACATATCTTACCACGAGATTGTAACTTGACACATAAGGGGGCGACACAGAACCGGACCATGTCGAGGATACCATGTGACGTTAGAGTAATAGACTTGCCATGTCAAGCTATGTGGTAAAAGGACATAGGTAATTCGGAGGAACGTAAAGGTGTATAGAAAGCAATGATCACTTATTGTTCAGCACTGTCTGGTCATCACTCAACGGTCAGGTCTCAGCTTCAGCATGGAAAGCTTAACGAATGAATTGACAGAACTCAATGCTTTAAAATACATACTACTTATTCGCTCAAATCGACaggcttatttcttagaCTCCTCATCGGCCGAGTTGTCAGAGATGTTCAACCCCTTCTCATGCTCAGCATCAGTTACAGCATTCGAGTTGTACTCTTCCGCGCCCATGTCGACAATAATTGGGCCCTTGAAATGCTTCCTGGCATATACAAGGTACCAAACAGCACTGATGGCTCCGAATCCAGCAAAAACAACGCTGGCGTAGTTCATCGATGAAGGTGTAACCGGCAACGAGACGGGCATGCAGAAGATAACAACGGCGAGGCAGATCCAAACGAGACTGATGTAGTTCAAGACGTAGCCCAGCTTGCCAAGGGGGAATGGGGAAGATCGCACGGCTTGTCGTCCTCGAACCACGCTGACCAGGATAGGCACACAATATGAAGCCGAGAGGCAGATGGTTGCGACACCGGTGAAGGAGCCAAAAGCGGCAGACGAGCCGAAGTAGATGCATCCCAGGAGACAGTCGACGGTTGTGGAAAGGATGATGGCCCATAGAGGGACGTCGAGAGTcttgttgaccttggccCACAGGTTTCCAGGGATTCCACCATCTCGGGCAAAGGCATAAGTGCAACGAGAGGCAGCGGTAAGAGCGCCAACGCCAGCAAAGAGCCAGATTCCGAGGATCAAGAAGAGCAGGCCGAAGCCTCCGGCTGCAGAGCCTGTGACGGTCTTGAAGAGTAGTCCGATCGGTTGGCTACTGGCGAGGAGGGCGGTGACGTCGGGGAGAACGAAGAGGACGGGGACGAGATATACAACTCCGGTGAGGCCGGCTGCGACGACGGATAGGACCATGGCCTTGGGCACTTCGCGTTCGGGGTTTTGGACTTCTTCGCACATGGCAGCTACCATTCCGTATCCTGTAAGAGTGTACGCAGCTACAACGTTGTCAGTACAAGAATGAGAGCAGAGTCCAAAATGTCTACTTACCTTGGAGCAGTCCAACAAAGAAGGACCAGCCACCTGGCCATCCACTGGCAGACGCGTCAAAGTGGCCAAAGACAAAGTCAGCGGATCTCCTGGTGTCGGCCATGACGAGTAGTGTAAccaggatgatgacgacgctgGCTCCGGTCCAGTAGATACACAGTTTGTTGAAGAGGTCGAGATACTTGGATCCGAACGCGTTGATAAGAGCGGCAACCAACATGACAGCCCAGAAACAAAGGACAGTTTGCCATTCGTTAGGTACAAAGTCTTCGTTGAAAATTGTGATGGCGCTGAGAATCAACTGGGCGCCTGAAAAGTTGATAGACAAGGTAACAGTCCAGTTGCCCACCAATGTCATCCAGCCGTCGATGAAGCTAACGGCCGGTGCATATTTGGGAGTACTGAGGATCGCAGACCAATAATAGACACCTCCAGCCGTTGGATAGACGGCGCAGATTTCAGCTAGTGATGCGGCAATGCTGagagagatcaaggagaccaAAACCCAGCCCCAGATGATGGTAACAGCTTGTCCATTGACAAGAGTGATGTAGAATGTTGTCGACAAGCCAAAGGGAACAGCCATAATTGCAAAAGACATGCCGAGAATACTCATCATGCTGAGAGTCTTGGGCAGCTCAACGGCATACCCCAATTGGGTGGACGACCCCATGGTGATTGggttgaggttgttggtggCAGGTGCCAAGACAAGATAGGGGACTAGAATGCCCAGCGCCAAGAAAAGAGACTGTGGATGGAATTCAGGAACTCAAAATAGGGGGGGACTAGAAGATCCAACGATCAGAGAAAGGGTATCAATAGAATTAGTTGGTAAAGTAGTACAGTTTGTCCGAGGTGATCAGGCCCTCACGAGAGTAAAAGAAGAaaacaaaaacaaaaaaaaacaaggcgAGATACGACGCATTTTAGCCAAGGCATCAGCATCCAAGCTCCCTCCCCCAGGAGCCGGATGACGCCGTCTAGAACAAGGCATGGAACCACCCACGCTCATGGCGTGCATGGGTTCGGGGCTGAAAACGCGGGGGAACAGGGATAAAACATCAAGACTAATGTCAGAGGACGATAGGGGGTTTCTAGCTTCATCCGTGGGAAATGACCAATTGCGGGCGTTGCCGCGCTGATAGAGTTGCCAACCGCGGTCCGCATTTCCGGGGGGTGTTGTCAGATATCTAGAAACGTTAACAAATGGACATTTGAAACTAAAGGTAATACCCACGCGACGAGATACGCATTGACTCCTCTTAGATAGCGGGTTGGCCGGGACGGAGCCCATTCGGTTCTGATGCTGCTCGACCCGCTTTACGTGTGATTAGCTGGAGCAGCAATGACCACCTGTTGTATGCGAGCCGCGGTTCAGGAGGAGCAGGGTTTCAAGAGGTCTGATAAGCGAGCCGCGATGCCGCCCTTCCATCAAGTTGGGTTTCTGGGGCTGGGCTTCCTTGGGCTCGTTCCAAGGGGCGATATATGCGTTGATCGATCATGAGCCTATTCGTATGATGAGGTgctaataaagttaaaggtTATTACTTCCTGTTTAACCAAAAGCAGCTGATAAGACTTCGGAAGTTCGAATCTTCTGGTTCTTCTTGGGAACTTTTGATCATCTGGCGCGTATTCAAGTTTTGAGTGCAGTTATAAGCATCTTCTCTAGGATGCTTTCAGTCTGTACTTTCCATTAGGAAGAGACCTTTACTCTTTCTAAATGAGCTACAGAACATGGGAAAAGTGCCGAGGATAACTTCCGCGCTTAAAGAGACTACCCCTTAAGATCTAGGGTAGTGACGAAGAGCGCGCTTCTGTAGACACTGGCAATATTCAAGGTGAAGGCTATGCTAGTCACGGTAATCAGTCTCTCTTGTGAGTTGTTGTTCTTGCTTACTATCATGGGAGTGTTGCGCATGATAATCATTCGCGCGAGATCGAGCGAACCACGTTGGACATCAAGACTGATGTGACCGACCAGCCTCGAGTGGGAATTATTCAAGTACTTGAATGAACGCAAGACGTACCAAAACTCATGCTAATTTGAAGAATGGGTAGCAAGTTAACCTATACTGGCAAACAACGTGACAAAACTCGAAGTGTAAAGAACAATAATTCATGTGCATTCGTGGCCATCTTTTTCATAGCGTCGCTCAAACAGAAGAAATAATCAAATGAAAACCCTTGTCTCAAGCACCATACTGCTCCTGCCACTTCATGAGCATCTCGACAGAAATATCATTACCTCCACAAACGCAGAGCACAACAGTTGCATCTGGGCCCAGCTCCCGGCCCATCAGCTTCTCCAGCAGCTGGTCTTCACACAGCCTGATAGCGATTCCGGCTGTCAACTCGACCATCAACCGCTCATGACGGGCCAGGGTCAGACAACCCTTTGCTGCTTCGCCATCAGGTAGGACAGCGTTGATCACCTGTGGTCTCTGGGCATACTCAAAGGTCTTCTTCGAGACAGTTGCGACGCCGAGGCTTCTAGCTGCCGACGTGATCTTGTCCATGGTGATGACCCTCTTTGCTTGGAGTGATCGAGAAAGGGAGTCTGCACCCTCAGTCTCTAGGGCTAGGACGGTGACATCGTCCGTCCAGCCCAAGCTATCGAGGGACTGGCAGATTCCATTCATCAAACCACCGCCGCCGACACTGCAG
The window above is part of the Fusarium falciforme chromosome 3, complete sequence genome. Proteins encoded here:
- a CDS encoding MFS domain-containing protein; this translates as MASPLSRTESETDRRTGHRYRFWLSYPEELGPEQDYTTREIERQITKIVNDGGFKFRVFFVAASGFLASSYSLFAVDFLSIALFYVYPPNDRLGRDPSLVIDELTLVGTILGMLVMGHLADRSGRKKWYGAELAILIVATMGMVQSSEGLMAENGNGPDRSMSIYSWVSWWRFLLGFGIGAEYPLSSIITAEWASTQSRGIMLSAVFSMQSFGRLLSLGVSLGALRTTLGNWDPEDEAGHKLVADQVWRWTVGVALIPAAIAIVLRLTIPETPRFYAAIMKDSRKGVLTAMRLYPRNGTGQEAQELNAAPTQEQDDRDKPWHAWYSTAWEYLTGPKQGWRPLFIISLLWAIMDVPWYGLTMDLSSALATLYHRPGPKECAGIAFHTFGDFPESKLQGNGTCETQRWNKDYWNLHNTIDGMIEQNAMRSILTVSIASILGSLGSILIIDFFRRKVILIVTFFVISILLAITGATLLTDKEGEGHIAAIICYAILQFVFNIGPNTLIFVLAAEIFPTTYRGTFNGIAAASGKMGAILIRGIISAWKSRERALGIRLLALIPLMLLSAWISWYIPDVQYLPKSQASSEEEVAERPPTNGQLPGSIRPADRPLSDATSETSSSDASVTPRPTSAGGKPGLFSRLQNIPLENIAPSPTQVDRRKRSTEGSSTR